Below is a genomic region from Triticum dicoccoides isolate Atlit2015 ecotype Zavitan chromosome 5A, WEW_v2.0, whole genome shotgun sequence.
TAATTATAATGGATACTTTTCATATTGTACATCTCAACCAGGTAATAGTCCATTCTTATTGCATATTAATGCTCGGTTTAAATCAGTGTGTGACTGCCATATGACCCTAAAATATTGCTCTGAGAAATACCATGATATAAATCTAACCATAAACATGAATATACTGACAATATTATTACCTTGTCAACCTGAAACTCTTCAATCTACAATATGGCTTCTATGCTAGAATTTACTTCTGTACATAATGGGGTCATGTCAAACATTCAGTGATAAAATATTATTTACCAGGTTTTGAGTATCACAATGGGCACCTGAGCCACGACGGCGAGGcaaccatggcgacggcggcgtccAGATCAAATCCAAAATTGGAAGGGAGAAGGGGGTGAAGTGAGCACATGGTCGGACTGGCCGCCGTCTTTCGGCCACGCTCCTCCTCCTGCATACAATGAGCATAAAAGACCACATCCTAAAATATATATTTTTAGTCCAACGGCAACATGCTACGATCAACTGTAGAATTTTTGTGGCACTCATAGGAAGATATTAAAATAGTATGTTTGACCATCAATGAACTAACAAAACAGTGGTAACTTATATGTTCTGTAAAATTAACTCCGCTGTCAAATTCACAGATACATGACTATCCTCCAAAAAAATATGAACCCGATATTATTAACTAAACTATGGTTCAAATCTCTACTCCTCAAAAAAATTAGTATCAGTTATCTGGAATTAAGGAATCAAATGGTAAAGCGGTAACAAGATAGGTGATATTGAGGAGGTTGATGGTGAGTTAGGTTTAGCAGGTGACCTTGATGGTGTTAGGTGACAGGCTGAACAACATCCTTGTTCGGCTCCATGGTAGCCTAGGCATAATGGCATCGCCTTCCTCATGCGCGGAGGCGAGCTATAAATTGGTAAGTCAACCAACTGTCTCAATCCTTAAAATACCAAAAAGAGTTTGATTTCTAAATATACTTCATTCATGACACATTGCTAACCATTTGTACAACATCCTACAGACATAGTTATGCTAATCCACCATCCAAGATTACGCCACAACGCAAAACAAATTACCTTTATTTTAGGATCCAACAGCTCTGGAGGACAGCAGCTCTCCCCTTGAGATCCACCCCCCCTGCAAGTGCAAAAAACAACTCATTGCCACAAGATCATAAAGAAAGTGAACTCTGTTGTCTGAAAGATAAAAGAAAGTGATATGCTTCTGAAAACACGCATGCCATTATTCTCCAGCAGAAATGAAGTATACATCTTaatcatgaaataaagaaatatttatctTGACGCACTAACATAATAACCACTTGTTATTCTGATCCAATATAGGAAGAACAATTATTTCGTACTCGGTGTCAATTGCCAGGTTTATTCTATCATCAGTATTTGCAAAGTTGGAAAGTGATTTTAACAGACTGATAGTCAATAAGAGATGCAAAAACTAACCAATGTTGGTTTGGTTGTACGGTTCCAGAAGGAGTGATAGAAGGGTAACTTGTTTAATTGGTCAGTTGCAGCTTTGACTAATCGAGGCTCACTACCACCTGAAGAAATCATGAATAGTTCATGCAAGAGGAATGAAATTAGACTGTATACATTATTCTTATCACAAAAATAAAATGGTGATCCAGGATATTAT
It encodes:
- the LOC119300031 gene encoding uncharacterized protein LOC119300031, which codes for MGFHSIYLEATTDFESIAFPGFLCLRHQQNKYLDSLAGLWSTNLGGSEPRLVKAATDQLNKLPFYHSFWNRTTKPTLGGGSQGESCCPPELLDPKIKLASAHEEGDAIMPRLPWSRTRMLFSLSPNTIKEEERGRKTAASPTMCSLHPLLPSNFGFDLDAAVAMVASPSWLRSKF